From a single Natronorubrum tibetense GA33 genomic region:
- the ddh gene encoding D-2-hydroxyacid dehydrogenase: MHFELERLGIHDSVDAVFPPSELATHLADLPVAVDVIGDDEIAACDAVVTLEYREAFLELDWIHSIQAGVDRFPFDDLEAEGVVLTNSTGIHDRTVGETVAGYLLAFSRRLHDHVANQQERRWERPEWDEAFTLPGNTACVVGTGTLGRGVAETLGALGVRVIGVRRSGDPVSGFEEIYANDDLLEAVADAEFVIATVPLTDETHHLFDADAFDAMREDAYFVNVARGPVVDEPALIDALESDSIEGAALDVFEAEPLPEASPLWELDEVIVTPHCAAYTRDYFRDVGEIVRENVGRLESGDEAFHNRVV, translated from the coding sequence ATGCACTTCGAACTCGAGCGACTCGGCATCCACGACTCGGTCGACGCGGTGTTTCCGCCGTCGGAACTCGCGACCCACCTCGCCGACCTCCCGGTCGCCGTCGACGTGATCGGCGACGACGAAATCGCCGCCTGCGACGCGGTCGTCACCCTCGAGTATCGCGAGGCGTTCCTCGAACTCGACTGGATCCACTCCATTCAGGCGGGCGTCGACCGGTTCCCGTTCGATGACCTCGAGGCCGAAGGCGTCGTCCTCACGAACAGCACGGGGATCCACGACCGCACGGTCGGCGAGACGGTCGCGGGCTACCTGCTCGCGTTCTCCCGACGGCTCCACGACCACGTCGCCAACCAGCAGGAGCGCCGGTGGGAGCGCCCCGAGTGGGACGAAGCGTTTACGCTGCCCGGGAACACCGCCTGCGTCGTCGGCACCGGGACCCTGGGACGCGGCGTCGCGGAGACGCTCGGCGCGCTCGGCGTTCGCGTCATCGGCGTCCGTCGGTCGGGCGATCCGGTCTCCGGATTCGAGGAGATCTACGCGAACGACGACCTGCTCGAGGCCGTCGCCGACGCCGAGTTCGTGATCGCCACGGTTCCGCTGACCGACGAGACACACCACCTGTTCGACGCCGACGCGTTCGACGCCATGCGGGAGGACGCCTACTTCGTCAACGTGGCGCGCGGCCCCGTCGTGGACGAACCGGCGTTGATCGACGCCCTCGAGTCGGATTCGATCGAAGGCGCGGCGCTCGACGTTTTCGAGGCGGAACCGCTCCCCGAAGCGTCGCCGCTGTGGGAGCTGGACGAAGTGATCGTCACGCCCCACTGTGCGGCCTACACGCGGGACTATTTCCGAGACGTCGGCGAGATCGTTCGCGAGAACGTCGGGCGACTCGAGTCTGGCGACGAGGCGTTCCACAATCGCGTGGTCTGA
- a CDS encoding NUDIX domain-containing protein, whose translation MCADASDGTHVVTAFLRHRGDVLLLCRSDAVGTYQGRWGGVSGFAEGDPDEQVRAEIREETGLEPGESVSLVRSGRPVEFADPVLEREWVVHPYLFDADSREIELSEEHDALEWVSPTVAIDPDDDRETVPELWTAYERVAPTVRSIAADDEHGAASLSIRALEVVRDRAGLLVAEREEFGTDPDGEWDELAELAGRLLEARPSMAVLRNRVNRAMSEAVDAASDGESVPGAPAVLDSAIAGIERATAADTDAAAAAGELIDGTVSTLSRSGTVLEALRGGDPVRIFVAESRPAREGIDVAEALVEDDAIDCPVTVHTDAAAVHVCSQEGIDRVVVGADTVLQDGSVVNKTGTRALALAAAHEGIPVTVVAATDKLSTREEVNLESGSRSAVYDGDASLDVVNPTFDVTPAACVSEIVTERGSLEAGGVEAVVEELRGLEDWRDR comes from the coding sequence ATGTGCGCCGACGCTTCCGATGGAACGCACGTCGTCACTGCCTTTCTCAGACACCGGGGCGACGTCCTCCTCCTGTGCCGCAGCGACGCTGTCGGCACCTATCAGGGCCGATGGGGCGGCGTCTCCGGCTTCGCTGAAGGCGACCCCGACGAACAGGTTCGCGCGGAGATCCGCGAGGAGACCGGTCTCGAGCCCGGTGAATCCGTCTCGCTCGTTCGCTCGGGCCGCCCGGTCGAGTTCGCGGATCCGGTCCTCGAGCGCGAGTGGGTCGTCCACCCGTATCTGTTCGACGCCGACTCCCGGGAGATCGAACTGAGCGAGGAACACGACGCCCTCGAGTGGGTGTCACCCACGGTTGCTATCGATCCGGACGACGATCGCGAGACCGTGCCCGAACTCTGGACGGCCTACGAGCGCGTCGCACCCACGGTTCGATCGATCGCGGCCGACGACGAACACGGCGCGGCGTCCCTGTCTATCCGGGCGCTCGAGGTGGTACGCGACCGTGCGGGGTTGCTGGTGGCGGAGCGAGAGGAGTTTGGGACGGATCCCGACGGCGAGTGGGACGAACTCGCCGAACTCGCCGGTCGGCTGCTCGAGGCTCGCCCCTCGATGGCGGTCCTCCGAAACCGGGTCAATCGAGCGATGAGCGAGGCGGTGGACGCCGCATCCGACGGGGAGTCGGTTCCCGGCGCGCCGGCCGTCCTCGACTCTGCGATCGCCGGTATCGAGCGCGCGACCGCCGCCGATACCGACGCCGCGGCGGCCGCGGGCGAACTGATCGACGGCACCGTCTCGACGCTCTCGCGGTCGGGAACCGTCCTCGAGGCCCTCCGCGGGGGCGATCCGGTGCGGATATTCGTCGCCGAATCCCGGCCGGCGCGGGAGGGAATCGACGTGGCGGAGGCACTGGTCGAAGACGACGCGATCGACTGTCCCGTCACCGTTCACACCGACGCGGCCGCCGTGCACGTTTGCTCACAGGAGGGTATCGATCGGGTCGTCGTCGGTGCGGATACGGTGCTGCAGGACGGCTCCGTGGTGAACAAGACCGGAACGCGAGCGCTGGCGCTCGCGGCAGCCCACGAGGGGATTCCAGTGACTGTCGTCGCCGCGACGGACAAACTCTCGACGCGCGAGGAGGTGAACCTCGAGTCCGGCTCCCGATCCGCCGTCTATGACGGCGACGCGTCGCTCGACGTGGTGAATCCGACGTTCGACGTGACGCCCGCCGCGTGTGTTTCCGAAATCGTCACCGAACGGGGGTCGCTCGAGGCTGGCGGGGTGGAGGCCGTCGTCGAGGAGTTGCGGGGGCTCGAGGACTGGCGCGATCGGTAG
- a CDS encoding ribbon-helix-helix protein, CopG family: MTQRVTVSLDDDSQAALETLLAETGNGQSELVRRALAFYAANFEAASGSPSDNLEQYYQMLTSGEHVLLDVDFLHAFLEHCYAGGDPDPAFVDAADRVSDYHAREYAQRFESVGEVLEWLSFCGFLDVRSEEKDVYHIVFPSEAIRWFMTRFLERSTVDLPTEIEIEQGVSKVIVTERSSS; this comes from the coding sequence ATGACACAGCGCGTCACGGTCTCGCTCGACGACGACTCGCAGGCGGCCCTCGAGACGCTCCTCGCCGAGACTGGAAACGGACAAAGCGAACTCGTCCGGCGTGCGCTCGCCTTCTACGCCGCGAACTTCGAGGCGGCGAGCGGCTCGCCGAGCGACAACTTAGAACAGTACTATCAGATGCTCACCTCGGGCGAACACGTCTTGCTGGACGTCGACTTCCTCCACGCCTTCCTCGAGCACTGTTACGCCGGCGGCGACCCCGATCCGGCGTTCGTCGATGCGGCGGATCGAGTCTCGGACTACCACGCCCGGGAGTACGCCCAGCGGTTCGAGAGTGTCGGCGAGGTTCTCGAGTGGCTCTCGTTCTGTGGCTTTCTGGATGTGCGAAGCGAGGAGAAGGATGTCTACCACATCGTCTTCCCCTCGGAAGCGATCCGCTGGTTCATGACGCGCTTTCTTGAGCGCAGCACGGTCGATCTACCGACGGAGATCGAGATCGAGCAGGGCGTCTCGAAGGTGATCGTGACCGAGCGCTCGAGTAGCTGA
- a CDS encoding GNAT family N-acetyltransferase, whose translation MAPARVRIREAESTDAESITDVHAASIRELGPAAYDAEQVRAWLSNVPPEGYPLEDPDHHVVVAESEDGDDDRIVGFGLLDYDPDGSDDSTGEIGAVYVHPAHVREGVGRAILAALESAASDAGLETLVLTASRNAIDFYRRQGYEGVETVSLEMEPGVGLECLRMRTVLQSP comes from the coding sequence ATGGCTCCCGCTCGAGTGAGGATTCGCGAGGCGGAGTCGACCGATGCGGAATCGATCACCGATGTCCACGCGGCGTCGATCCGCGAACTCGGACCCGCCGCGTACGACGCCGAGCAGGTCCGAGCGTGGCTCTCGAACGTCCCGCCGGAGGGCTACCCGCTCGAGGACCCAGACCATCACGTCGTCGTGGCCGAATCCGAGGACGGGGACGACGACAGAATCGTCGGCTTCGGCCTGCTCGACTACGATCCCGACGGGAGCGACGACTCGACCGGCGAGATCGGCGCGGTCTACGTCCACCCCGCCCACGTCCGCGAGGGCGTCGGTCGCGCGATTCTCGCGGCACTCGAGTCGGCCGCGAGCGACGCGGGCCTCGAGACGCTCGTGCTCACGGCGTCGCGGAACGCGATCGACTTCTACAGGCGGCAGGGATACGAGGGAGTCGAGACGGTCTCCCTCGAGATGGAACCGGGGGTGGGACTCGAGTGTCTGCGGATGCGAACGGTGCTGCAGTCGCCGTAA
- a CDS encoding Nramp family divalent metal transporter has protein sequence MGVVDRLKSIGPGALVAAAFVGPGTVTTASVIGAEYAYLLVWTIAFSILATIVLQEMSARLGLISKEGLGEAFRGEFSNPIAKGVTIALVVSAIGIGTAAFQTGNIVGGAAGLATITGISENIWGPVIGLVAAALLWSGSYKLIERVFIGLVVVMGLAFVLNAIIVQPDITALGGGLVPTVPEGSAYLIAGLVGTTVVGYNLFLHASTVQERWNGSDDLAECRTDTIGMIIVGGLITTSIVVTAAAVFPEGTQIADVGEMADQLEPVFGGYALTFFAIGLFAAGFTSAMSAPLAGAYATAGALGWERDLKSTRFRAIWMTILAVGIVFSALDYNPVEVIVFAQVANGLLLPILAVFLIYAMNNDDLLGEHTNTTLQNVLGGLVTIVVVGIGVQTLYDVLIVGDGLEVLFGFLPF, from the coding sequence ATGGGTGTTGTAGACAGACTCAAATCGATCGGACCGGGCGCGCTCGTTGCCGCGGCGTTCGTCGGTCCGGGTACCGTCACGACGGCGAGCGTCATTGGGGCAGAGTACGCGTACCTGCTCGTGTGGACGATCGCGTTCTCGATCCTGGCAACGATCGTCCTCCAGGAGATGAGCGCGCGACTGGGACTGATCTCGAAGGAGGGACTTGGCGAGGCGTTCCGCGGCGAGTTCTCGAACCCGATCGCAAAGGGGGTGACCATCGCGCTCGTCGTGAGCGCGATCGGGATCGGGACGGCGGCGTTCCAGACGGGGAACATCGTCGGCGGTGCGGCCGGCCTCGCGACGATCACCGGCATTAGCGAGAACATCTGGGGGCCGGTCATCGGACTGGTCGCCGCCGCCCTGCTGTGGTCGGGCAGCTACAAACTGATCGAGCGGGTCTTCATCGGCCTCGTCGTCGTCATGGGCCTCGCGTTCGTGCTCAACGCGATCATCGTTCAGCCCGATATCACCGCACTCGGCGGCGGTCTCGTGCCGACGGTTCCCGAAGGCTCGGCGTACCTGATCGCCGGCCTCGTCGGAACCACCGTCGTCGGCTACAACCTGTTCCTGCACGCGAGCACCGTCCAGGAGCGCTGGAACGGGTCCGACGACCTCGCGGAGTGTCGCACCGACACGATCGGAATGATCATCGTCGGCGGGCTCATCACGACCTCGATCGTCGTCACGGCCGCCGCGGTGTTCCCCGAAGGAACGCAGATCGCCGATGTCGGCGAGATGGCCGACCAACTCGAGCCCGTCTTCGGCGGCTACGCGCTGACGTTCTTCGCGATCGGGCTCTTCGCCGCCGGCTTTACGAGTGCGATGAGCGCGCCCCTCGCGGGAGCCTATGCGACCGCTGGTGCGCTCGGCTGGGAGCGCGACCTGAAATCGACGCGGTTCCGTGCGATCTGGATGACGATCCTCGCCGTCGGCATCGTCTTCTCGGCGCTGGACTACAACCCCGTCGAGGTCATCGTCTTCGCACAGGTCGCCAACGGGCTCCTGCTGCCGATCCTCGCCGTCTTCCTCATCTACGCGATGAACAACGACGACCTGCTCGGCGAACACACGAACACGACCCTCCAGAACGTCCTCGGCGGGCTCGTCACGATCGTCGTTGTCGGGATCGGGGTGCAAACGCTCTACGACGTCCTGATCGTCGGCGACGGCCTCGAGGTATTATTCGGCTTCCTGCCGTTCTAA
- a CDS encoding metallophosphoesterase family protein, with protein MTRIAIISDTHVPTRESDIPEWVVAEIERADHTIHAGDFESIGAYERMVDLTNGELTAVLGNVDPATLDVPRTATLEVDGVTFVVTHGDGSSGSWRERVVGTVREEAGANVDTMLVAVAGHTHQVVDTTVTLDDPLGADDEGQPASRVRLLNPGSATGAAPTTFETMFVATVDDGTFSVEHRTG; from the coding sequence ATGACCCGTATTGCGATTATTTCCGACACGCACGTCCCGACTCGAGAGTCGGACATTCCGGAATGGGTCGTCGCCGAGATCGAGCGGGCCGACCACACCATCCACGCCGGCGATTTCGAATCGATCGGGGCCTACGAGCGGATGGTCGACCTCACGAACGGCGAACTAACCGCCGTTCTTGGCAACGTGGATCCGGCGACGCTCGACGTGCCGCGGACGGCCACCCTCGAGGTCGACGGCGTGACGTTCGTCGTCACTCACGGCGACGGCTCGTCGGGCAGCTGGCGCGAACGAGTCGTCGGGACAGTCCGCGAGGAAGCGGGCGCGAACGTCGATACGATGCTCGTCGCCGTCGCCGGCCACACCCACCAGGTCGTCGATACGACCGTTACGCTCGACGACCCCCTCGGAGCCGACGACGAGGGCCAACCGGCCAGTCGCGTCCGGCTGCTGAACCCGGGGAGCGCCACCGGCGCTGCACCCACGACGTTCGAGACGATGTTCGTCGCGACCGTCGACGACGGAACCTTCTCGGTCGAGCATCGAACTGGATAG
- a CDS encoding hydantoinase/oxoprolinase family protein, with the protein MNETDARDERIETPDEHTGTPDKHVNANRTEKRATPERDDTRIGVDVGGTFTDVALTVDDRLVTAKVPTTDPQQLGVLEGIEKACERANIDPGEIDAFAHAMTVSVNALLERGGAKTALVTTEGFRDVLEIGRQNRPDLYDLEAEKPDPLVPRQQRFEVAERTTTEDVEQPVDPDEIRDLAATLQESDVETVAVCLLHSYADSENERLVTEILREELAVPVSASHEVLAEFREFERTSTTTVDAYVRPAIDRYVGRLVEESEDAGIPAPRIMQANGGIADPETVREHAVTTTLSGPAAGVVGAAATVDDADVEGLVTFDMGGTSSDVSLVRDGQAERTTDAEIAGLPIRTPMVDVNTVGAGGGSIAWVDSGGALRVGPRSAGAEPGPACYGRGGTEPTVTDANVVLGYIGPETALGGEMTLDVDAAQASLERLANEAGLENALEAARGVYRVANATMTRTIRAVTVERGHDPREFAVVAFGGAGPMHAAALAESLEVDRVVVPRPGGVLSAFGLLAADESYDAVRTVGVGLETADAAELESVYDDLVANVLADASDRDAAQVERAADCRYAGQSFELTVPVDESFDATAVAERFHAAHEQAYGYAMDESLEVVNLRATATVPGTEPTVRHEGTGDARLGSRDAHFPSTGVEPRETTVYDRDRLASGASISGPAILEQAESTTVVPPNWGGEILEDGTLVMSRAADETEVSK; encoded by the coding sequence ATGAACGAGACAGACGCACGAGACGAACGCATAGAGACGCCAGACGAACACACGGGGACGCCAGACAAACACGTAAACGCAAACCGAACTGAAAAACGGGCGACGCCCGAGAGGGACGACACCAGGATCGGGGTCGACGTCGGCGGCACCTTCACCGACGTCGCGCTGACCGTCGACGACCGCCTCGTCACCGCGAAGGTGCCGACGACCGATCCCCAACAGCTCGGCGTGCTCGAGGGCATCGAAAAGGCCTGCGAGCGGGCGAACATCGATCCCGGCGAAATCGACGCCTTCGCCCACGCGATGACCGTCTCGGTCAACGCGCTCCTCGAGCGCGGCGGCGCGAAAACCGCGCTCGTCACGACCGAGGGGTTCCGGGACGTCCTCGAGATCGGCCGCCAGAACCGGCCGGATCTGTACGATCTCGAGGCCGAGAAGCCGGATCCACTCGTCCCTCGCCAGCAACGGTTCGAGGTCGCAGAGCGGACGACGACCGAGGACGTCGAGCAACCGGTCGATCCCGACGAGATTCGTGACCTCGCGGCGACCCTACAGGAGTCGGACGTCGAAACTGTCGCCGTCTGTCTGTTACATTCCTACGCCGATTCGGAGAACGAACGGCTCGTCACCGAGATTCTGCGCGAGGAACTCGCAGTCCCGGTTTCAGCGTCCCACGAGGTGCTCGCGGAGTTCCGCGAGTTCGAACGGACGTCGACGACGACGGTCGACGCCTACGTTCGGCCGGCGATCGACCGCTACGTCGGTCGGCTGGTCGAGGAGAGCGAGGACGCCGGAATCCCGGCACCGCGGATCATGCAGGCAAACGGTGGCATCGCCGACCCGGAAACCGTTCGAGAGCACGCCGTGACGACGACGTTGTCCGGTCCCGCCGCGGGCGTCGTCGGTGCCGCTGCGACCGTCGACGACGCCGACGTCGAGGGCCTCGTCACCTTCGACATGGGCGGCACCTCGAGCGACGTGAGCCTCGTCCGGGACGGCCAGGCCGAGCGGACGACCGACGCCGAGATCGCAGGGCTCCCGATCCGAACGCCGATGGTCGACGTAAACACCGTCGGCGCGGGCGGCGGGTCGATCGCGTGGGTCGATTCTGGGGGCGCGCTCCGGGTCGGCCCGCGCTCGGCGGGTGCAGAGCCCGGTCCCGCCTGCTACGGCCGCGGCGGCACCGAGCCGACGGTTACCGACGCCAACGTCGTCCTCGGCTACATCGGCCCCGAGACCGCACTCGGCGGCGAGATGACGCTCGACGTCGACGCAGCGCAGGCGTCCCTCGAGCGACTCGCCAACGAGGCGGGCCTCGAGAACGCGCTCGAGGCCGCACGGGGCGTCTACCGGGTCGCGAATGCGACGATGACGCGGACGATCCGCGCGGTGACGGTCGAACGGGGTCACGATCCCCGCGAGTTCGCCGTCGTCGCCTTCGGCGGCGCGGGACCGATGCACGCCGCCGCGCTGGCCGAGTCGCTCGAGGTGGATCGCGTCGTCGTTCCGCGGCCGGGTGGCGTTCTCTCCGCGTTCGGTCTGCTCGCGGCCGACGAGAGCTACGATGCCGTTCGGACGGTCGGTGTCGGACTTGAAACAGCCGATGCAGCGGAACTCGAGTCCGTCTACGACGACCTCGTCGCGAACGTGCTCGCGGACGCGTCGGACCGTGACGCTGCACAGGTCGAACGCGCTGCGGACTGCCGTTACGCGGGTCAGAGCTTCGAGTTGACCGTTCCCGTCGACGAGTCGTTCGATGCGACTGCAGTCGCAGAGCGCTTCCACGCGGCCCACGAACAAGCCTACGGCTACGCGATGGACGAATCGCTCGAGGTCGTCAACCTCCGCGCGACGGCGACGGTTCCGGGAACGGAGCCGACCGTCCGCCACGAGGGAACGGGCGACGCCCGCCTCGGCTCCCGAGACGCACACTTCCCAAGCACCGGTGTCGAGCCTCGAGAGACGACCGTCTACGACCGGGATCGGCTCGCGTCGGGCGCGTCGATTTCGGGGCCGGCGATCCTCGAGCAGGCCGAAAGTACGACCGTCGTCCCGCCGAACTGGGGCGGCGAGATCCTCGAGGACGGCACGCTGGTGATGAGTCGAGCGGCGGATGAGACGGAGGTGAGCAAGTGA